A single region of the Winslowiella toletana genome encodes:
- the ampH gene encoding D-alanyl-D-alanine-carboxypeptidase/endopeptidase AmpH: MVIALPARSQQLSSPDPLLASQIVDRYAEHIFYGTAATGMAMVAIDGNQRVFTSLGDTRPGNNVRPQKDSLIRIASISKLLTSELLLKLAEDGVLRLDDPLSKFAPPGSSVPTYAGQPIRLINLATHTSGLPREQPGGKPVRPVFVWPTRAERWDWLQTARLTTPPGVSASYSNLAYDLLGDALVRASGMTYPNLLSSKITRPLGMKDTTFIPSPEQCARLMVAEKGASPCVNTLAAIGSGGIYSTPDDIARWMQQFLASDVHQRSAQADRLQTLIYSRNQLTKLEGMDVPGKADALGMGWVYMQPKDGRPGIIQKTGGGGGFITYMAMVPQYNVGVFVVVTRSPLSRFTTMSDGVNNLVTELVGNRAG; the protein is encoded by the coding sequence ATGGTTATCGCTTTGCCCGCACGCAGCCAGCAACTCAGCTCACCCGATCCGCTACTGGCTTCGCAAATCGTTGATCGCTATGCGGAGCATATCTTCTACGGCACCGCAGCCACCGGGATGGCGATGGTGGCGATTGATGGTAATCAACGGGTGTTTACCAGCTTAGGCGATACCCGGCCCGGCAATAACGTCAGGCCACAAAAGGACTCGCTGATCCGTATCGCGTCGATCAGCAAGCTGCTGACCAGTGAACTGCTGCTGAAACTGGCCGAGGACGGGGTTCTGCGTCTTGACGATCCGCTGAGTAAGTTTGCTCCGCCTGGCAGCAGTGTACCGACCTATGCGGGCCAGCCAATCAGGCTGATCAATCTGGCGACCCACACCAGCGGCCTGCCGCGTGAGCAGCCGGGCGGTAAACCGGTGCGTCCGGTATTTGTCTGGCCTACCCGCGCCGAGCGCTGGGACTGGCTGCAAACCGCCCGCTTAACTACCCCGCCGGGCGTCAGTGCATCATACTCGAACCTGGCCTATGATCTGCTCGGCGATGCGCTGGTACGCGCTTCCGGTATGACCTATCCGAATTTGCTCAGCAGCAAAATCACCCGACCGCTGGGGATGAAAGACACCACGTTTATCCCGTCGCCAGAACAGTGCGCGCGCCTGATGGTGGCGGAAAAAGGTGCCAGCCCCTGCGTGAATACCCTTGCAGCGATTGGCAGCGGCGGTATTTACTCAACGCCGGACGATATCGCCCGCTGGATGCAGCAGTTTCTCGCCTCGGACGTGCATCAGCGCAGTGCGCAGGCCGACCGGTTGCAGACGCTGATCTACTCGCGTAATCAGTTAACTAAACTTGAAGGCATGGATGTGCCGGGCAAAGCCGATGCGCTCGGAATGGGCTGGGTGTATATGCAGCCGAAAGATGGACGTCCTGGAATTATTCAGAAAACCGGCGGTGGTGGCGGTTTTATTACCTATATGGCGATGGTTCCGCAATATAACGTGGGCGTATTTGTGGTGGTCACGCGCTCGCCGCTAAGCCGTTTTACCACCATGAGTGATGGGGTCAATAACCTGGTCACGGAACTGGTGGGCAACCGCGCGGGTTAA